AGTCCTCGGACCGGCTCTCCCAGCTCCTGAGCGACATTCTGGACATTTCAAGAATCGAGGCCGGCCGTCTGGAGATCCGTGACGAACCCTTCGACCTTCTTGAACTGAACCGAGCCGTGTTCGAGATCTTCGAACTCACGGCCCGGACCAAGAATCTGCTGCTCGACTGCGCCCTCGACCCCTCCCTGCCCCGGACCCTTGTCGGCGACGAGGCCCGGCTCCGTCAGATTCTCTTCAACCTGGTCGGCAACGCCGTGAAGTACACCCCGCAGGGGACGGTGGCCGTGGGCATCGATCGTCTGACTCCCGCCCGTGAGGGACAGGAACGGATCCTCCTCACCGTGACCGACACCGGCATCGGCATCCCCGAAGATCACCTAGCCGACATCTTCGAGCCTTTCCATCAGGTCGACGGCAGCTACACCCGCCGGTATCAGGGGGCCGGACTGGGCCTGGCCATCGTCCGCCGACTGGTCGGACTGATGGGCGGCAATATGGCCTTGGAGAGCGTTCCCGGCCTGGGCACGACGGTCTATGTGGCCTTGCCGTTTACAACGGTTCATCGCCGAACTCCGGACCCGGCCCGGGCCAAACCAGCACCGGTCCAGGCCTTGCGCATTCTCCTGACCGAGGACGAACCATCCAATCGTGAACCCCTGGCCAGACTCCTGAAGAACACCGGGCATACAGTGGCCGTGGCGAACAATGGCCGGCAGGCCGTGGAAATGGTCGGGGCGGACGACTTCGACCTCGTCCTCATGGACATTCAGATGCCCGTCATGAACGGTGTTGAGGCCACCCGGGCCATTCGGGAGTCCGAGGCCCTCGGGGCCAAGAAAGACATCCCCATCATCGCTCTGACCGCCTACGCCATGAAGGGCGACAGAGACAAGTTTCTGAAAATCGGCATGGACGACTACGTGTCCAAGCCGGTCATGATCGAAGAACTCCTCAGGCTTTTAAGCCACTACCCCCGCCGGGGGCGATGACGCCCTCCGGCCGGGGTCAATGCCCTCCTTGCCTGCCTTTGTAGCTCTCCCGCCCCGTCGACTCAATGGACATCGGGGATTTCTTGTCATAGAAAAAATTTGAAAAGAATCCTCGCCGGACCCGACATGCCGTGGCCCGGTTCAGGCCTTTGCGTACCTGGAAACGACACGAGGAGCACCCCATGACCAGTCAACGCCCCCCCGAATCGACCAAACAAGGCTTTACCGGCGTCCAAAAACCAACGTCGGAAAGCATCCTCAACGGCCATTCCCCGGAAAACCCGGCCGACTTCCTGCGACACGTCCTGGTCGATCAATCCCGGGACGGCATCGTCATCGTCAAGGAAGATGGAAGCGTCCACGAGACCAACGCCCGGTTCGCGGCCATGATCGGCCATTCCGTGGAGGAAGTCCTGAATCTCCACGTCTGGGACTGGGACGCCCTGGCCTCCAGGAGAGAACTGCTGCGAATGCTCCACGAAGTGGACCATACCGGCGACAGTTTCGAAACCCGGCACCGCCGCAAGGACGGCAGCCTCTACGACGTCGAGATCACCACCAACGCCGCGATTTTTTCTGGCCAGAAATACATCTTCTGCGTCTGCCGGGACATCACCGAGCGGCTAAGATACACCGAGGAACTCGTCTTGACCCGGGCCTGCGTGGACAAGGCCGCCCTGTCCATCTTCTGGATCGACCCCGACGGCCGCCTCATTTATGTCAATGAAACGGCCTGTACCACCCTGGGCTATTCAAAGCGGGAACTCCTGACTATGGGCGTCTGGGATCTGGACCCCGAGCACGACCAAAAAATGCGGCCGGAGCAATGGCGAAACCTCAGATCCAGCTCCATCCTGTCCTTTCTGACCAGACATAGAACCCGGGACGGCCGTCTCATTCCAGTCCAGGTGACCTCCAACTACATCGAGCACAACGGGCGCGAGCTGGAACTGGCCTTTGCCCAGGACGTCTCGGAACTGGAACTATCCAGAGAGAATTTGTCCAGCACGGTCCAGCGCCTAGCCGAGGCCGTTGAATCCCTCCGCCTGGCCAAGGATCAGGCCGAGGCCGCCAACCGGTCCAAGAGTGAATTCCTGGCCAACATGAGCCACGAGATCCGGACCCCCATCAACGGCATCCTGGGCATGATGCAGCTCATGCAAACCACGCGGATGACCCC
The sequence above is a segment of the Deltaproteobacteria bacterium genome. Coding sequences within it:
- a CDS encoding PAS domain S-box protein gives rise to the protein MTSQRPPESTKQGFTGVQKPTSESILNGHSPENPADFLRHVLVDQSRDGIVIVKEDGSVHETNARFAAMIGHSVEEVLNLHVWDWDALASRRELLRMLHEVDHTGDSFETRHRRKDGSLYDVEITTNAAIFSGQKYIFCVCRDITERLRYTEELVLTRACVDKAALSIFWIDPDGRLIYVNETACTTLGYSKRELLTMGVWDLDPEHDQKMRPEQWRNLRSSSILSFLTRHRTRDGRLIPVQVTSNYIEHNGRELELAFAQDVSELELSRENLSSTVQRLAEAVESLRLAKDQAEAANRSKSEFLANMSHEIRTPINGILGMMQLMQTTRMTPDQQEFVELTIQSADRLTRLLTDILDLSRVEAGRMEIRSEEFGLDEIRDSVLGLFGFTARGKGLAIDCSMDPNIPPRLIGDEARVRQVLFNLVGNALKYTEQGRVELEMTLLSRKDDGQVRILFTVNDTGIGIPENRLKDIFEPFRQVDGSFTRKYQGAGLGLAIVHRLANLMGGHISIESEPEHGTSVYVTLPFQIVGPKGETPANEEPENVGPPGLRILLAEDEVSNSLPTRLLLEQAGHMVTLAENGQQALDLLAGQDFDLILMDIQMPIMDGVEATQAIRESKSLGAKKDIP